The Primulina eburnea isolate SZY01 chromosome 6, ASM2296580v1, whole genome shotgun sequence genome contains a region encoding:
- the LOC140833791 gene encoding protein PHYTOCHROME KINASE SUBSTRATE 2-like: MSASESSTKFRDSSFSSYLDGVEETFVLELRASKRDHAYLGRNIRTTEDREIDVFDAKKYFNEGPMVDNKESPDHESKKDDPVQVLLVKDRDRIATPSVRSESSCNSGSGMLHSGPRNLQKPKKIKKKSFLANIGCNCSCSDKNSVEIGDFDRDNCSIESGNHHVKKSLSEHDSSAKFPELEMKEGHFSFPVFNSKTGNQATRMQTQVEEEDATKRKSLQVFGSPILERSKNCLSLDKKLSMLTWDALVPGVTEEIKIPSICSDLNNDSDSDASSDLFEIESLSKGNSFLSRQASEGLSGCITPRNCYAPSEASIEWSVVTASAADFSIFSDFEELRSTTATTTTATATTSTSTSTSTVTITPNPKKPGPNPRNSPLKELPKRRMGILSGCKSEKAVRVSGAAHKSHDKGQSNTRNPLKSDTSAQSKVPAIF; encoded by the coding sequence ATGAGTGCTTCAGAAAGTAGCACCAAGTTCCGGGACAGTTCCTTTTCCTCGTACTTGGATGGAGTCGAGGAAACCTTTGTTCTCGAATTACGAGCTTCCAAACGTGATCATGCTTATCTCGGAAGGAATATTAGGACAACAGAAGATCGAGAAATCGATGTTTTTGATGCGAAAAAATACTTCAACGAAGGCCCGATGGTTGATAACAAAGAGTCGCCAGATCACGAGTCCAAGAAAGATGACCCTGTTCAAGTGTTGCTTGTCAAAGATCGGGACCGCATAGCGACCCCGAGTGTTCGATCTGAGTCAAGCTGCAACAGTGGAAGCGGCATGTTGCATAGTGGTCCGAGGAACCTGCAGAAGCccaaaaagattaaaaaaaagagCTTTCTTGCCAACATTGGCTGCAACTGTTCTTGTAGTGACAAGAATTCTGTTGAGATAGGGGATTTTGATAGGGATAACTGTTCCATTGAGAGTGGTAATCATCATGTTAAGAAATCCCTGTCGGAACATGATTCGAGCGCGAAGTTTCCTGAATTGGAAATGAAAGAGGGCCATTTTAGTTTCCCTGTGTTCAATTCCAAGACTGGAAATCAGGCAACTAGAATGCAAACACAAGTCGAAGAAGAGGACGCAACCAAGCGAAAATCATTACAAGTATTTGGGTCCCCGATTCTGGAAAGGAGCAAGAACTGCCTGAGCCTGGACAAGAAGCTATCAATGCTGACTTGGGATGCACTTGTTCCAGGAGTAACTGAAGAAATCAAGATCCCTTCAATTTGCAGTGATTTGAATAACGATAGTGACAGCGACGCAAGCTCCGATTTATTTGAAATCGAAAGCCTGTCGAAAGGTAATTCTTTTCTTTCCAGGCAGGCATCAGAAGGTCTGTCAGGCTGTATAACACCTAGAAATTGTTATGCCCCAAGTGAAGCTAGTATAGAATGGAGTGTTGTTACAGCCAGCGCGGCGGATTTCTCCATTTTTTCGGATTTCGAAGAGCTAAGATCCACCaccgccaccaccaccaccgccaCCGCCACCACTTCCACTTCCACTTCCACTTCCACTGTCACCATCACCCCAAATCCTAAAAAACCAGGTCCAAATCCAAGAAACAGCCCACTCAAAGAATTGCCGAAACGGCGTATGGGTATTCTTTCAGGCTGTAAAAGTGAGAAAGCTGTCAGAGTTTCCGGAGCCGCACATAAATCACATGACAAGGGGCAATCAAACACAAGAAATCCCCTGAAATCAGATACCTCTGCACAGAGTAAAGTTCCAGCAATCTTTTGA